In Allomuricauda ruestringensis DSM 13258, the following proteins share a genomic window:
- a CDS encoding PAS domain S-box protein — protein MKETKGQGKETERLLRLLEEDNNLDGEALSRMLALQQLDKLKLIAENTIDVVCLHHPADGQYLYASPSTERIMGYTPEDLKGKVPYDFIHPEQYSKLLKNVSNSSEGLTSMPEKLELRFKTKHHGYQWFEGYTKPIFDKKDKVVLVLSCTRNIQDRKLAELERKEKEIIQQNLLMSSILFEKKKNIIKKIEQRILEVEPDTRKELRSILCHIQETMNLDEDWEDFMMHYKKVHPDFYTNLSTHYPTLSQKDMKHLAFMRIGMTSSDISRIMMVKKESLRVVRNRLKKKLGLDASEDLVTFVKRL, from the coding sequence ATGAAAGAAACAAAGGGACAAGGTAAAGAGACGGAACGGCTGTTGCGATTGCTGGAGGAGGACAACAACCTTGATGGGGAAGCTTTGTCCAGAATGTTGGCACTTCAACAACTGGACAAGTTGAAGCTGATTGCAGAAAACACCATTGATGTCGTCTGTTTACACCATCCTGCCGATGGACAATATCTATATGCAAGCCCTTCGACGGAACGTATCATGGGATATACCCCGGAAGATCTTAAAGGAAAAGTTCCCTATGATTTCATTCATCCCGAACAATATTCCAAGCTTCTGAAAAATGTGTCAAATTCTTCCGAGGGCTTGACCTCCATGCCTGAAAAATTGGAACTGAGGTTCAAGACCAAACACCATGGTTACCAATGGTTTGAAGGATATACCAAGCCGATATTTGATAAAAAGGACAAAGTGGTATTGGTATTGAGCTGTACCCGGAATATTCAGGACAGAAAATTGGCGGAATTGGAACGAAAGGAAAAAGAAATTATCCAACAGAACCTCCTGATGTCTTCCATATTATTTGAAAAAAAGAAGAACATTATCAAAAAAATAGAACAGCGGATCTTGGAGGTTGAACCGGACACGAGAAAAGAATTGAGAAGCATCCTATGCCATATTCAGGAAACCATGAACCTAGATGAAGATTGGGAGGATTTTATGATGCACTATAAAAAAGTACATCCTGATTTTTATACCAACTTATCCACGCATTACCCCACACTATCCCAAAAGGATATGAAGCACTTGGCTTTTATGAGGATAGGGATGACCTCATCGGATATTTCGCGAATCATGATGGTAAAAAAGGAAAGCCTAAGAGTGGTAAGGAACCGATTGAAAAAAAAATTGGGATTGGACGCCTCCGAAGACCTGGTGACTTTTGTAAAACGTCTTTAG
- a CDS encoding leucine-rich repeat domain-containing protein, translating into MKNMKFTLAVMAVVLLWVVGCSKDDGPEMAPAAFSVDKNTIDFGEVEIGSIKKVKIKITNTGEDDLVLKDYSLSSADTSGFSVNFSESEVILPADGTYEMDVNFSPTEEGEKTSVLTIVSNIGEHRINLSGRGDLGANAIVHVPDDNFKAGLLAHGDSLVAADISKIDINGDGEIQVGEAEAYTGRIACVGMGITDLTGIEAFKNIKVLTLVDNQLTSLDLSKNIALEKLVCDSNELTGLDVSKNTALIELWVQRNKLLSLDITQNTALERLICDNNQLTALDVSNNTALKQIWVQNNTLTSLDVSKNLALEKLYLSNNNLTSLDISFNTALNTLAVQNNQLTTLDVANNTGLYDLAVHNNQLMDLDVSKNTELKHLTVTNNEIAILDVSQNTLLEDLSCDNNNLTNLNLVQNTNLRELRCNYNQISDLDISNTTKLQILACVGNQLTSLDVSQNVALRTFACGANRLTSLRLVDNVELRSLRCEQNQLTLLNLANGNNSLLTNVSATENNLDCIQIDEGFTPPNDSSWLKDDTASYSSLCP; encoded by the coding sequence ATGAAAAACATGAAATTCACATTGGCCGTTATGGCGGTAGTCTTACTTTGGGTAGTTGGATGTAGTAAGGATGATGGTCCTGAAATGGCTCCCGCAGCATTTTCAGTGGATAAAAATACTATTGATTTTGGCGAAGTAGAGATCGGATCAATAAAAAAGGTGAAAATTAAGATAACCAATACCGGTGAAGATGATTTGGTATTAAAGGATTATTCGCTTTCCAGCGCTGATACATCTGGGTTCAGTGTGAACTTTAGTGAGTCGGAAGTAATTTTGCCAGCCGATGGAACATATGAAATGGACGTGAATTTTAGTCCAACGGAGGAGGGGGAGAAGACTTCCGTTTTGACCATTGTCAGCAATATTGGTGAGCATAGGATAAATTTATCTGGTAGAGGTGATCTTGGCGCAAATGCCATAGTGCATGTTCCTGACGATAACTTTAAAGCAGGGCTATTGGCCCATGGTGATAGCTTGGTGGCAGCAGATATCAGCAAAATCGATATCAATGGTGATGGTGAGATCCAGGTTGGCGAAGCGGAGGCCTATACGGGACGTATAGCCTGCGTGGGGATGGGTATTACAGACCTAACTGGTATCGAGGCCTTTAAGAACATTAAGGTGCTGACCCTGGTAGATAACCAGTTGACCAGTTTGGACCTTTCCAAAAACATTGCCCTTGAAAAGTTGGTTTGCGACTCCAACGAACTGACCGGTTTGGATGTAAGCAAAAACACTGCCCTGATTGAGCTATGGGTGCAGCGCAATAAATTACTCAGTTTGGATATCACACAGAATACTGCCCTTGAACGATTGATTTGTGACAATAATCAACTCACTGCGCTCGATGTTTCAAACAACACAGCCTTAAAGCAAATATGGGTCCAAAACAATACGTTGACCAGTTTGGACGTATCCAAGAACCTTGCCCTTGAGAAACTATACCTGTCAAACAATAATTTGACCTCCCTGGATATTTCCTTCAATACGGCCCTCAATACCCTGGCGGTCCAAAACAATCAGTTGACCACTTTGGATGTTGCCAATAATACGGGTCTTTATGACCTCGCGGTACATAACAACCAGCTTATGGATTTGGATGTTTCAAAGAATACCGAATTAAAGCATTTAACGGTGACCAACAATGAAATAGCAATTTTGGATGTTTCTCAAAACACCCTTTTGGAAGACCTTTCCTGTGACAATAATAATCTGACCAATTTGAACCTTGTGCAAAACACCAACCTTAGGGAACTCCGCTGTAATTATAATCAAATTTCAGATTTGGATATTTCCAACACTACCAAACTACAAATCTTGGCTTGCGTAGGCAATCAATTGACCAGTTTGGATGTATCCCAGAATGTTGCGTTACGGACTTTTGCTTGTGGAGCCAATCGGTTAACCAGTCTACGATTGGTGGATAACGTTGAATTACGGTCGCTACGATGTGAGCAAAACCAATTGACTTTGTTGAATCTTGCCAACGGGAACAATAGCCTGCTAACGAATGTATCCGCTACCGAAAATAATCTTGATTGTATCCAAATAGATGAAGGATTTACCCCTCCCAATGATAGTTCTTGGTTAAAGGACGATACCGCGAGCTATAGTTCGCTATGTCCGTAA
- a CDS encoding serine hydrolase domain-containing protein gives MHNFKVSPKILPMLAFLTLILVFFGNGPVQDVQKSVSKPMVRKTVADTMELKRYQVKQRELMLAVKSYFDAAIASGKIVGAGVSIVKGDSILVSEGFGRKNAKRPDKVDQETIFRLGSLSKGFAGVLAASLKNDGLLDWNDRISDYVPKFQLGDIENTQKITLANILSHTSGTPYHSFTNLVEAGLSPKDIASRFKTVVPISEPGTIYSYQNAMFALCGEVVRQKTGQDLKSVFTERIFRPLGMHTVNMDHVTLVGSQNRAISHSNTSKGWKPQKLKDNYYNAIAAGGINASALDMAKWIRFLLGHNPEVLEESALNEAFTPFIEVKGHSKYYQRWPGHLKSYYGFGWRIHEYVDRFTRETKTMVHHGGSVNDFRNEIALFPDEDFGICVLLNSHSKMASRVIPDVQAIFQKVYHQDDPVQKIDPINS, from the coding sequence ATGCATAATTTTAAGGTTTCCCCGAAGATACTTCCAATGCTTGCTTTCCTAACCCTGATATTGGTGTTTTTTGGCAATGGCCCAGTCCAAGATGTTCAAAAATCTGTTAGTAAGCCCATGGTACGGAAGACTGTTGCCGATACGATGGAGCTTAAACGGTATCAGGTGAAACAACGGGAATTGATGCTTGCCGTAAAGTCCTATTTTGATGCCGCCATTGCTTCAGGGAAAATTGTAGGAGCGGGTGTGAGCATTGTCAAAGGGGACTCCATTCTTGTTTCGGAAGGATTTGGAAGGAAAAACGCCAAGCGGCCCGATAAGGTGGACCAGGAAACCATATTTAGATTGGGCTCTTTGTCCAAGGGATTTGCTGGTGTATTGGCGGCCAGCCTTAAAAATGATGGCCTTTTGGACTGGAACGATAGAATTAGTGATTATGTCCCCAAGTTTCAATTGGGGGACATCGAAAACACCCAAAAAATTACATTGGCAAACATTTTGTCCCATACGTCGGGTACCCCGTATCACAGTTTTACCAATTTGGTGGAGGCAGGTCTTTCTCCTAAGGATATCGCAAGCCGGTTCAAAACAGTGGTCCCTATAAGTGAGCCCGGGACCATATACAGCTATCAAAATGCTATGTTTGCACTTTGTGGAGAGGTGGTCCGGCAAAAAACAGGCCAGGATTTGAAATCAGTTTTTACTGAACGAATTTTCAGGCCTTTGGGGATGCACACCGTCAATATGGATCATGTGACTTTGGTCGGTTCACAGAATCGGGCCATTTCCCATAGCAATACGAGTAAGGGTTGGAAACCCCAAAAATTGAAGGATAACTATTATAATGCCATCGCGGCTGGTGGTATCAATGCCAGTGCCCTGGATATGGCCAAATGGATACGTTTTTTATTGGGACATAATCCTGAGGTCTTGGAGGAATCGGCATTGAATGAAGCCTTTACACCTTTTATTGAAGTAAAGGGACATAGCAAGTATTACCAACGTTGGCCAGGCCACTTAAAATCCTATTATGGGTTTGGCTGGCGTATCCATGAGTATGTTGATCGGTTTACCCGAGAAACAAAAACCATGGTACATCATGGTGGAAGCGTCAATGACTTTAGAAATGAAATTGCCCTATTTCCTGATGAGGACTTTGGTATTTGTGTGCTCTTGAACAGTCACTCCAAGATGGCCTCAAGAGTGATTCCTGATGTACAGGCAATCTTTCAAAAGGTGTACCATCAAGATGACCCTGTGCAAAAAATTGATCCAATCAACTCTTAA
- a CDS encoding choice-of-anchor D domain-containing protein, whose protein sequence is MKDMKFAWATMAVVLLWAFGCSKDDGPTVPSGTFEIDQSSMDFGHVPKGEVKSMKATVTNEGVGDLMLKEVAFSGTNASDFNLGSSIADRTIQMGGSLELEVVFEPTQIGAKEALLTINSNLGVHTVKLSGESLDPDGVVNVPDAALKTRLLGLGKTSNGTLEGYTTSIIDTNEDGEIQVSEAWAQEGLLMCLDGEVTDMTGLEAFVNIRALLISGTQVSALDLSDNQALEFVFVQDNVLTQLDISELPNLRGLYCNDNQLTSLDVSNNPELKELMVYKNQLTGLDVSQNPNLNRLVASDNQLGSLDVTNNTELVQLRVHNNQLTALDVTNNAKLIALWANGNELSQLDLSQNTLLMDLDISNNQLNTLDISKLLLLEELSCGNNQLTNLDLSNNVELKSLSCIYNALTNLDVTQNTKLISLSCFDNGLTSLDVSQNVTLQSLYCGVNQLTALDVSSNVALSYLTCEQNQLVSLNLANGVNEELFLMNAQNNDLSCIQIDEGFVPPVDWVKDETANYNSNCP, encoded by the coding sequence ATGAAAGACATGAAATTTGCTTGGGCCACTATGGCCGTTGTTTTGTTGTGGGCCTTTGGATGTAGCAAGGACGATGGGCCTACTGTTCCTTCTGGTACTTTTGAAATCGATCAAAGCAGTATGGATTTTGGCCATGTGCCAAAGGGTGAGGTGAAAAGTATGAAAGCTACCGTGACCAATGAGGGGGTAGGGGATTTAATGCTTAAAGAAGTAGCCTTTTCAGGAACCAATGCCTCGGATTTTAATTTGGGCAGTAGTATCGCTGATAGGACAATCCAAATGGGAGGTTCCCTTGAATTGGAGGTTGTTTTTGAGCCAACACAAATAGGCGCTAAAGAAGCCTTATTGACCATCAATAGCAATTTGGGAGTTCATACGGTAAAGCTATCAGGGGAATCATTGGATCCTGATGGTGTGGTAAATGTCCCGGATGCTGCGCTAAAAACCCGCTTGTTAGGCCTTGGAAAGACTTCCAATGGTACCCTCGAAGGGTATACGACATCCATAATTGATACCAATGAAGATGGTGAGATACAGGTCAGTGAGGCCTGGGCACAAGAAGGACTACTTATGTGTTTGGATGGTGAAGTGACCGATATGACGGGCTTGGAAGCTTTTGTTAATATTAGGGCACTGCTGATATCGGGTACCCAAGTTTCCGCTCTGGATCTTTCCGATAACCAAGCTTTGGAGTTTGTATTTGTTCAGGACAATGTTTTGACACAGTTGGATATATCGGAACTCCCCAATCTTCGAGGGTTATATTGTAACGACAATCAACTGACCTCATTGGATGTATCCAATAACCCAGAGCTAAAGGAACTGATGGTTTATAAAAATCAACTGACCGGGTTGGATGTTTCCCAGAACCCAAATTTGAATCGATTGGTAGCATCGGACAATCAATTGGGTTCCTTGGATGTGACAAACAATACCGAGCTAGTCCAATTAAGGGTGCACAATAATCAACTGACCGCTCTGGACGTCACCAACAATGCTAAGTTGATCGCACTGTGGGCGAATGGAAATGAACTTTCACAATTGGACCTATCCCAAAATACGTTATTGATGGATCTGGACATTTCCAATAACCAGTTGAATACCTTGGATATTTCCAAGCTTCTTCTTTTGGAGGAACTGTCCTGTGGCAACAACCAATTGACAAATCTCGACCTGAGCAATAATGTGGAATTAAAAAGTCTGAGCTGTATTTACAATGCGTTGACCAATTTGGACGTGACCCAGAATACCAAGTTGATTTCACTGAGTTGTTTCGATAATGGGTTGACCAGTTTGGATGTGTCCCAAAATGTAACATTACAGTCCTTGTACTGTGGGGTCAATCAATTGACCGCCTTGGATGTTTCCAGCAATGTGGCATTGAGCTATTTGACCTGTGAGCAAAATCAATTGGTCAGTCTGAACCTGGCCAACGGGGTCAATGAAGAATTATTTTTGATGAACGCCCAAAATAATGATTTGAGCTGCATTCAGATCGATGAGGGCTTTGTCCCTCCTGTCGATTGGGTTAAAGATGAGACGGCCAATTACAATTCAAATTGTCCCTAA